The Mustela erminea isolate mMusErm1 chromosome 10, mMusErm1.Pri, whole genome shotgun sequence genomic sequence CCAAGTTGGATTTATGACTCGGGAGCAAGGGACTGCAGGTTACACAGGGATTACAGGTGACTTGGTGAGGGAGGGTTAGGAAGGCATTGCTATAGGATTTGAGCTTGGGGTAGAGGATTTGGGAGTGCTGATGGAAGCAGGGCTTGACTCTGGATGCTTTCAGGAAACCAGGCCAATTCCACCCCTGGGGATCCTAATAAACTCTATCTAGAAGGAGAAGAAACCTGGCCAAGGCCACAGCTGTCTTTGGTAAGAAGCAACACCCTCTCCTAGGAGCTGGCACGGGAGAGTGCATTCCTTTCCAGGGTTTGCTGTAACAAATCACACACGTTGGATGGCTTATGGCAGCATTAATGTGGCTGTTCCCAGGCCTGGAGACTGGAGGCTGGAAGGGTTTATCAAGGTATTGGCggggttggtttcttctggaggctccgGGGGAGAACCTGTCCCATGCCTCCTCCTGGCTTCTAGGGGCTGCTGGCAATCCCTGGGATTCCTTGCCTTGTGGACACGTCATACCAAACTCTGTACCATCTCGCGTGCCTCcccctctgtgtgtctctcctcctttctgttccttagAAGGACATTTGTCATTGGATTCAGTGCCCATTCTAATCCAGGTGATCTCATTTCAAGATCCCTACCTTATCCTGTAATTACATGGCAgactctttttccaaagaaggtcacgttctgaggttctgggtgggCACACCTTTTGGAACCACAAGTCAACCCATGATAAAGAtggtggtcctttttttttttttttttaagattatttatttatttatttgacagagaaagagagatcacaagtaggcagagaggcaggcaggcagagaggaggaagtaggctccctgccaagcagagagcctgatacgggactcgatcccaggaccctgagattatgacctgagccaaaggcagaggcttaacccactgagccacccaggcgccccgatggtGGTCCTTTTTGTGGTCTGGGCGATGTTCATGTTTTGTCTGTGCTCAGACCTGGTTATGGAGTGGTCCTGTTTGTGTTCATCATCGACACAGTGGGGCTTTTTCTGATGTCGATGTGCTGTGAAATTGTTCGATAGGAGAACACCAAGGCCCAGCGGTAAGTGCCAGGCCAGCTCCTAGAGGTCaaagcctgctttcctctttcaCCACTTGAAGGCAGTGAGGGAGGGGGCCATGCTGACATCTGGGGAAGTGTCCCAGCCACAGGGGTAGGGTTGGGAGACCAGCCAGCCCCCCGAGGGTGGCTGCAGCAGTGTCAGCAAGGTGGGGAGACGCAGGAAAACTGAGAGATATTGGGGGTGGGTGCGGAGTAGGGCCAGACTTGCAGTGGAAAGATCGGTCTTCCTCTGGAGGTTTAAGGGGCAACTTCTGGAATATTCTAGGAGGAGCAGTGATTGTGACGCAACTGACCAGGGTATATAAGCAGATGAGGTTTTGAGGGAGTGTTGGGGCTAAAGCCTGCCAGGAGTGGATGCAGGAGGGAGTGGAAAAGAGGAAGCTGATGCAGCAAGACAAGACCATTCTTTCCAGGAGGTGGACAGCAAAGCCcagcagagaaatggaaggaagctGAGGTAGCTGGTGGGGAAAGGGAATCAAGAGAAGGTCTAGAGTGGTCTGAGCTTGAGTGCTCAGTAATGGGCCCAGGAGAGGGTGGGCTTGACCGTCAGTAGGAGGGCGTAGCTGCAGGGAGGGCAGACAGGCTCTGGTGCCCAGATGACGTGGCTGGAGCAGGAAGGTGGAGGCAATGGCGGGCAGGAGACCTGGGCCGCAGAGGCTCTCTCCTGAGAGCTCCTTGCACCGCTGCTCTGCTCATCTGCTTGTGGGTGATGAGTAAGTAACCTTGTTCCCTGGCTAAGGTGCGATAGTGTGTGCGGTTGGGGGTAGAGAGAGCCCAGCTGGAAGAAGACaccagagatggagacagaaggAGTAAAGAGGCCTCGCGCTACCTCCATTTTGACCCCAAACTTTCTGAGTTCCTGCCAGCTTACCTCTTAACTCAGGTGAAAGACTGAGCAGGCAAAGCCTAGCCTGAGGTAACCGGAACTCCCACCTCAAGCAATAAGGACagccctgagccagcaagaccccGTGACCCCAAGACAATGATGGACCTGACTGACCTTCACTGTCCCCCTGCTTGGACCCACTGGCCCCTGTCCCACATTCTCCTAATATAAGCCTGGCACTTTGGCACTTGGGAGAAAGTCTTTGGGACACTAGTCCCCTGTCTTTCCGGTGTCGGCCTCACTGAATAAATACCGCCCCccttcttttctaaagattttatttatttgagagagagagagacagcacagagggagcatgagagagagaagcaggctcctgctgagcagagaccctgatgtggggcttgatcccaggaccctgagatcatgactatagtggaaggcagcagctcaagccactgagccacccaggagccccaataaatGCCTTTCCTGTCCCGCCACCACTCGTCCCTCtgtctttggattttgtcagtggTGAGTGGCCAAACCTGGTCTGTTTAGGGGCCCCGGAGCTGGGTGCTCTTGAACCCCCATGTCCTGGCCACAGTAGGAcattgagagggagaaaaattagaaagggCCCAGGCCCAAGCTTcagtctctcacacacaccccctgCCCGGAAACGGCAGCAACCCAGGTCAGGAGCTTCCTTGTGCCCTTCAGAGTCCAAAACACCAGGCCCAGGCTTGAAtcactgctctaccacttgcctgCGTGTGACTCTCCCAGAGCCTCGAGTTCCCCGGCTGTGAGATGGGGCTCTCCTGGCTTCCTCTCAGAGCTGTTGGGAGAATGAAGGGGAATAACATACACGAAGTGCGGTAAGGGTGCGCGCGACCAGGAGTCAGACGGGTCTCCTTCCTCTTGGCTTCCGCTCCCACACCACAGCCCTGGGAGGTCACGCTGGAACCACGGCAGCTCCAAGAATTGGAGCGGGGCCCCGCCTGCTGGCCGAGTTCGGAACTGCACCTCCTCCCGGCTTCAGAGAGGGTTGCCTCGGAATCCGGGGGGACAGGCAGTGGTTTCCAAACTCAGTAGGTGAGCACTCCAGAGCCTTCCTGTCAGGCTCATCATATGCGGGGGACTTTAATCCACCTGCCGCCTCTCCTCCTGCGtaccctccctctgccacttgaaaacattaaaaaaaaaaaaaaagagagagaagaaaaggaaaggaaaaaggaaaagataagatcAAAGATCGCCCCTTCCAGGACCCTCTCGCCTGAGGCCCACCTCCCTTCCGAAGACAGAATTACTGGAAACTTTCTCTCCCTTATTCTCTCGACAGGTAGACTTAACTTCTAGGTTTGCTAAACTGTGAGAGAGGGAGTGCTAGAACTGGCTTCAGGGAGACTCACCTGTGGTCAGGACAGCCATTTCTGTCATTTGATTCCTgaaacaccccccccaccccaccccaggaagcCTCCGTGATGACTCTAGGTGGCAGGGGGCGAGATGCCTGAGCTCTGGATTTTCTAGTATTTCTATATGAGCATGTCTCTACTaacccttccctttcttcctcttttcttttttttttaaagtaaggaggAAGAACACCTTTTGGTGTCTCCTGGTAACTCAAAACTTTCCAATTCCCCGGGGAAAGCTTACAGGTTGGGACCTGGCCTCTAGCTTTCCGATTCCCTTCTCCCACTACGGGTCATACCCCCGTCCTTCTGGTTCCTCTGCCTGGAGAAGCTTGAATACACACTCCTCCTTATGGCAATTCCCTACTTTTCTTCAGTGATCTGCTCCAATGTCATCTCCCTAGAGGCctccctgacccccccccccttgtCCATCTCTGCTGTCCTTACCCTGTCCGTCCTCGTCCCACTAAAGCACTCAGCAGGTGACCACGTCGCTAGCCTGGCAAGCCTCTTGCAGGCGGCATGGTGCACTTCTGTGTGCCCAGCTCGCACATTTCCATGCCTAAGAGTTGAAAGAAGTGGGTCCCCACTGCCATAGTTTGCTAAGCAAAATGAAGGATCCAGACAGGATCTCCTAAGTCCTTCGGACTCTAGAATCCTATGATTTGCAGATAATGGGCATATTTTTGGCAAACTGTCACCAAACAGCTGACCCTGAGCCAGGAACACCTGGGGAATGGGCTGCTTCCTGTCAACAGGTATCCTTCTCTGTGGGGTTCACCACTCTCTCCTGTCCTGGGGAAGGGAACAATGGTCATTCCCTCCCTCCTTAGCTGATGGTCCATGAGTGGACAGGGGACTCCatggaaacctgcttctcttggAGTGGGTGTGCGTCCCAGGTGGGGGAGGCGCTGTGTTCCTCCGCAGAGTCACGCTCACTGGAGCGACGACCATCCGCAGATCCTGGTGGGGAACAGGACGGGCTTAGGCACCTGTGGCCCATCTCGAGCCGCATTAAGGGTAGGAGGCAACTGAGCCCATTTCCGTGGTGCTCGTCTCTGAGAAGTGCTAGGACATGACTGGAATGACTCGGAAGCATGGTGCGGAGGGGCCAGtttctccacacacacacctccttaTGTCAGGAACTACCGGATTAAGCCGGTCCTGCTTCCACTGCAGTCAAATGGACCCTTACAGTATCTTGGCAGGCTCGGATATTCTCTGCTGAGCCTTCTCTGAGACAACACTGccatccccaacccccaactAAAATTCTGAAACCAGCAAGGGTTTACTTTATCATCTCAACTACATCTAAACCCTTTAGTGTAACTTCCAGTGAGTTGTCCAGtttgggaaacttttttttttaaacttcttaaccAACCTAGCCCCCAACAGAGCTGCAGGCTGCCCAGCACATCTGTCACCTTCGCCCTGGAGGCTGTGTAAGCCCTCACTCTGGCTCTGGATTCAGGCTGGAGTTTCGCTACAGTGGGATCAGGGGgaggtttgttttttctcttttctcacctgtaaagtggggataaaaaCAGGCCCTTCCTTAGGTCTATGGAAATGAAATGACTTGTTGTAAATGGTGGGCAGGGTAGACAGGGCCTTGGTGAGGGGCTGTGACCAGCACGGACGGTCACCTTCACTATAAGTGAAGGCGCCCTTCTAAGACAAGGACCTTCATTTTTACAGAAGCCAGCTAAGAAGTCAGCTTCTTACACAGCTGGGATCTTACggatccctcttcctctgcactccTGCCCCCAGTCCAAACTCTCAACTCAAGGGATCTAGAAGCCACTAGGCATCTTTAGGAAAGTCACTCCCCGCATCCGAGGTTGCGGGTACAGACCTCCCCAGGCAAGCAGCTGGAGCAGTGCCCACCACACACCGGTAGCCTGAGGCCAGGTCTCCCCGCGTCTATCGCGCAATTCTGCCTCCCGAAGAAGGGCAGCAGGCACCTCTTACCCCATTTTGCTCAGTATGGCTTCAGTCAGGGAACTGGAATCTCTAATGAGAATTTCAGCAGGGGGCATCTTTATCTGTGGTCATGAAACAGGGCCAGAGCAGTGCCTCCCAAGCCcatcctctgctgctcccacagcAGCCGGAATTCCTTCGGCGACCCAATCACAGCCGGCACAAATGACAAAAGGTACGTTTAATTTACAATGTAATAAAGGTTACAGGTAAAAAGCTACACATAAAGCGTGAAAAGGCCTATTACACAAATGTACAAATCTCTGTACAAAGCTCGTATCACTGTTTGCTACCTTCGTCTCCTAGGTTTGTTAGCTGGGCCCAGTCCTGGAGCTCTGGGTTATGAGCTCTCAGTGAAGGAGGGGAGAGCCACggaaccaacatttaaaaatgtcctcTTAAAGACATCTGTTATTTGCAAagtaatcttttcctttttaatggaaTTGCTGCTCTGACTGGTCATATCCTTAAAAAATTACCTTCACAACACACTTGAAAAGGAAAGCAAGGCTTTAGCGACTGGAGGACAGTACTCTGGAATCAAACGAGAAACTTCAGGAAGTGGAGTACTCAGGTGTGACGAGAGAAACAGGTAAAGATCCAACAATACTGTAAGTTTAACTACCCATCCGTGTCTATGGCACTGGTCACAGATGAAGGAAAATCAAAATGTTCTCATTCCAACAGaaaggacaaaagagaaaaaagcctaACTATTGGACCTCAAAACCAGTGACATAGGCAAACATTTCTGAGTTAAGTTTCTTAGCTTAACTGAAGAATTCTAAACCCCCTTCTGATCGACCTGGGATCCATGGCAACCCCTTTGCTACCTGGGACTTGCAAGGAAAGTCAACAGAAATCCGGCTGCTGGCCCCATAGGCTGCTGATGCCGCTGCCAGTGCCATGGCTCGAGATCCCACCCGAGGGCCTGGAATCTCCCCTCAGGATACAGGACTTTAAATCAAAATGACCTAAAACAAGGGAGAACAGAAAAAGGAGGTCATGGAAGGCCTGGGAAAGAGCCAGGGCAGCCTACTTGGCAGGAAATATGAAACACTGCTCTACACTCGGAGTGTTCTGAAGACAGGTCTTTATGGGCTACTCCCCAGCTTTAATAGTACATGGTTAGGGCCAGGAGACATTCTGAAAGACGAGACCGCACACATGGAAAGTTTTCTCCCTAGTTCATTAGCTCCCCCCTCACCCTTCCACCCAATTCCCACCCAATCCCACCCTTCTCCATGACCAAAAATATCAAATCAGTAAGGAAGGTGTGGGCTTCTTGCCCGGCCAAGCCTCTTTtgcatatttcttcttcttgggtTCGTTGACGGCTTCGGGGTTATAGACTGCAGGGTTGGGTGCAGGGTTCATGTTCACTGCTGACGGCACGACGGGAGTCAAGTCCACGTCAGGGGCGAGGTTCGGGTATGGCATGGGCAAGCCCCCGATGAGTGCTGTCCCGTGGATGCCGTGTGGCTGGGAGCCGGCTTCACTGTGCGTGGGGGGCAGGCCCCCGTAGAGTCCTCCACTGAAGGCAAAGTTCTGCATGCGCCTGCTCCCCGACTCCTCCAGGCCCAGGGAGCCAGGGCCTTCCACCCGCTTCTTCTGTGGTTCATAAGGAACAGAGGAAGCAAGAGGTGAGGCACAAGATGGTGTTAGTTAGCCTTTTCTATTCCAGTCCTAGAAAACATGGAGAAGGCCCCCAACCCTCTAGCTTGTTTTGTTTCCCAGACGACCTATTTCACTGTCCTTAAGTCTCAGGATTTGAAGAGACCAGACGGTCCCTGTCTAACACGATGGCTCCCGAACACCACTGCCCACAAAGGGTTCACCATCCTACGTCACgctgagaaaaatgaagacaatgtgTGAGCTTTTCATAAAGCAAACCTATCCAGTTTAAGTGACTACTCTTTCTCCTATAGTCATAGCCTTCCTCTCTTCTGATGTTAAAATACCCTTTTAGGAAGCAGAGGTGTTATTAGGTGGTGATAAGAATTCCAGTAAAAAGCTAGTATCTTCATACTGACAGCCCAATTTTTGAACATTACTCTGAGAGCAAAACAAATCTGTAGTGATGGAAAGTAGTCTACTGCatgcctggggctgggagtgggggaaacTGACAGCAAGGGGGACataagggaactttctggggtttCTAATCTATATAATTAGAATAATGGTGGCTACCCATGtgcatacatttgtcaaaactcaaactatacacttaaaacgtgtgtattttattgtatgtaaattataataaaactgacaaagaagtaaaaatatctgCTGGTTTTacgcctttttttaaaaagtaatctccacacttaAAGTGGGGCTcaaaactcacaaccccaagattgagtcacctgctctactgactgagtcagccaggtgccccttgctggttttgtatttttttcttagcgggggaggggtagagggagagagggaatcttaagcaggctccacgcctgcagggagccggatgcagggctcaattccacaaccctaagatcatgacctgagccacaatcaagagtactcttaaccaaatgagccacccaggagcccctggtttTATACTGGAATGATAAGAGAACATtccaaa encodes the following:
- the PPP1R8 gene encoding nuclear inhibitor of protein phosphatase 1 isoform X3, coding for MVQTAVVPVKKKRVEGPGSLGLEESGSRRMQNFAFSGGLYGGLPPTHSEAGSQPHGIHGTALIGGLPMPYPNLAPDVDLTPVVPSAVNMNPAPNPAVYNPEAVNEPKKKKYAKEAWPGKKPTPSLLI
- the PPP1R8 gene encoding nuclear inhibitor of protein phosphatase 1 isoform X2 yields the protein MAAAANSGSSLPLFDCPTWAGKPPPGLHLDVVKGDKLIENLTEFNTAHNKRISTLTIEEGNLDIQRPKRKRKNSRVTFSEDDEIINPEDVDPSVGRFRNMVQTAVVPVKKKRVEGPGSLGLEESGSRRMQNFAFSGGLYGGLPPTHSEAGSQPHGIHGTALIGGLPMPYPNLAPDVDLTPVVPSAVNMNPAPNPAVYNPEAVNEPKKKKYAKEAWPGKKPTPSLLI